From Cinclus cinclus chromosome 2, bCinCin1.1, whole genome shotgun sequence, one genomic window encodes:
- the LOC134056812 gene encoding C-type lectin domain family 4 member E-like isoform X1 — translation MLDGQGRVSAGTAAEERSCSWLNIWVFLSVALALKAAFVTLCLVALFDGSYGDKTLFQNSAEWYCVPSTSAEKMDGWMCCPKGWRFFQASCYYLSPDTMSWTESEQNCTGMGSHLVVINSRAEQEFLFNLTKEKITNIYETKYYIGLAAYKNGQWQWVDQTPYETTPTFWKPGEPNLLFAEKCAAIHVKGNTDPNTYSNWNNVLCITSCYRICEQVVRLL, via the exons ATGCTGGATGGCCAAGGGAGAGTCAGTGCTGGAACTGCAG cagaagagagaagctgctcctggctgaACATCTGGGTCTTCCTTAGTGTTGCCCTTGCACTCAAAGCTGCCTTTGTGACCCTTTGCCTTG TGGCTTTATTTGATGGAAGCTATGGCGACAAGACTCTCTTCCAGAACTCTGCAGAGTGGTATTGTGTCCCCAGCACTTCTGCAGAAAAAA tgGATGGCTGGATGTGCTGCCCAAAGGGCTGGAGATTCTTTCAAGCAAGCTGCTATTATCTGTCCCCTGACACAATGTCATGGACTGAGAGTGAGCAGAACTGCACTGGGATGGGCTCCCATCTGGTGGTGATcaacagcagggcagagcag GAGTTCCTCTTCAActtgacaaaagaaaaaattactaacATCTATGAAACAAAATACTACATTGGCTTAGCTGCTTACAAAAATGGGCAGTGGCAGTGGGTGGATCAGACTCCATATGAAACTACACCCAC GTTCTGGAAGCCTGGGGAGCCCAATTTACTCTTTGCAGAAAAATGTGCTGCAATTCATGTCAAAGGAAACACAGACCCCAACACTTACAGTAACTGGAATAATGTTCTTTGCATCACAAGTTGTTACCGAATTTGTGAACAGGTAGTCAGACTTCTCTGA
- the LOC134056812 gene encoding C-type lectin domain family 4 member E-like isoform X2 yields the protein MLDGQGRVSAGTAAPAEERSCSWLNIWVFLSVALALKAAFVTLCLVALFDGSYGDKTLFQNSAEWYCVPSTSAEKMDGWMCCPKGWRFFQASCYYLSPDTMSWTESEQNCTGMGSHLVVINSRAEQEFLFNLTKEKITNIYETKYYIGLAAYKNGQWQWVDQTPYETTPTFWKPGEPNLLFAEKCAAIHVKGNTDPNTYSNWNNVLCITSCYRICEQVVRLL from the exons ATGCTGGATGGCCAAGGGAGAGTCAGTGCTGGAACTGCAG ccccagcagaagagagaagctgctcctggctgaACATCTGGGTCTTCCTTAGTGTTGCCCTTGCACTCAAAGCTGCCTTTGTGACCCTTTGCCTTG TGGCTTTATTTGATGGAAGCTATGGCGACAAGACTCTCTTCCAGAACTCTGCAGAGTGGTATTGTGTCCCCAGCACTTCTGCAGAAAAAA tgGATGGCTGGATGTGCTGCCCAAAGGGCTGGAGATTCTTTCAAGCAAGCTGCTATTATCTGTCCCCTGACACAATGTCATGGACTGAGAGTGAGCAGAACTGCACTGGGATGGGCTCCCATCTGGTGGTGATcaacagcagggcagagcag GAGTTCCTCTTCAActtgacaaaagaaaaaattactaacATCTATGAAACAAAATACTACATTGGCTTAGCTGCTTACAAAAATGGGCAGTGGCAGTGGGTGGATCAGACTCCATATGAAACTACACCCAC GTTCTGGAAGCCTGGGGAGCCCAATTTACTCTTTGCAGAAAAATGTGCTGCAATTCATGTCAAAGGAAACACAGACCCCAACACTTACAGTAACTGGAATAATGTTCTTTGCATCACAAGTTGTTACCGAATTTGTGAACAGGTAGTCAGACTTCTCTGA